aaaaaaggttcaaactgTCCGCCAAATCTTGAAGTGGTCCGCCCCCTGCTGCCCCACTAGAGGCCTCTTTTCTGATTGGTCCAGTGGAACGACACCGCGCGCTCAGTGGGCTTATAAAGCCGGTTGTAGCCGGTATCGAGCATCATTTCTCTGAGCTTTAACTCAAGAAAGCATATCCGAAAATGAGTGGAAGAGGTAAAACCGGCGGCAAAGCCAGAGCAAAGGCAAAGACCCGCTCCTCCCGGGCTGGACTTCAGTTCCCGGTCGGTCGTGTTCACAGACTGCTCCGTAAAGGAAACTACGCCCAGCGTGTCGGAGCCGGTGCCCCCGTCTATCTGGCGGCCGTGCTGGAGTATCTGACCGCTGAGATCCTGGAGTTGGCCGGCAACGCTGCCCGTGACAACAAGAAGACCCGTATCATCCCCCGTCACCTGCAGCTGGCTGTCCGCAACGACGAGGAGCTCAACAAGCTACTGGGAGGAGTGACCATCGCTCAGGGCGGCGTGCTGCCCAACATCCAGGCTGTCCTGCTGCCCAAGAAGACCGAGAAGGCTGCCAAGAAGTAAACACCCACAACTGGCTTAAATAAACACAacggctcttttaagagccacccACCTCTCTAACAGAGACGCTAATTCCTTTACCGCATAATTACAATTTAATCAAAACTCTATTAACGATTTCTTAAAGACATGATAACAGGTTTCTAACGCGTATGGTCGTAAATAAGATTGCTGAAGGTGGGGACAGACAGTTGTGAGCTTTATCTAAATTTAGCTGCAGCTGTTAATAACATTATAATGAAGTAGGCCAACATAAGAATAGGGGAGTTGAAAATATAGCTTGAAATCACATGAACCATCATAAATCCAAAATGTAATAAGCCTGTTATGATATATATTGGCATCAGCCAGAATGCTAATTTAATAAATTGCTCTTCTAGAAGTAGAAATATTTACATAATGTAATAGTCcaacaaataaaggaaaaacagcTATTTACCCAGAAGGCTACACGGTAATGAAATGTATACAGTGCTGATTATTAAACAAAAGACCTGGGAGAATCTCTCCTGATAAAATGGCCTACTTCAATGTTGGCATATCAAATGATTTTCACTGGGACAGATGGCAAATTTAACCCTTTTAAGACTGCTGTGTGAAGAGTGCAACTCTTAAGTAATATGTTATCAAACTAATTACTGTCGCCATGCATTGATGAATTGCAAAGCTTTGATTAAAAGTCGAAAGCATTTACAGAAATCAGAAACACATCATAGAATCTTTAATCTTAATCTGCGTTCGATCATCATTCATATAACAAAGATCAAAACCAGTCATTGTCAAGAAAAGTGAACTTCATGCTGGAAAGTTGTGCTCAATTAGCTGCTCACTATGTTTCACAGAAAACTGTGCCATAGATCTAAAACCAGGACAATGAGAATGAGAAACTAATTTGTCCCTGCTGCCATCACCTTTTAAAATAACCAATCATTTTGCTTCTGCTTTCATCTGTTTCCTATCTATTGTGGTTATGAGAACTTACTTTAGTGAGAGTCTAATATTTGTCAGTGAGTTAGAGAAGAGAGTTTTGATAGATTGAATTATGTCTGAATAAGAGTTTGTACATCTATAAACCTATTCAAATCCACAATTTTAGTAGCacattttactgtaaatataaacatgttCAATCTCACTGTAACATTCAGTTACAGTGAGACTGTTTTACTTGAAAAAGTAATTACAGTAGTGATGCTGTAAATCAACAATTACAGTAACAGTGTTACTGTACACATACAATAAAATGTCTAACAGTGAACACATGTACAGCCTCCTGTTATGTTGGTCTgtaacacattttgtgttttatgattaTGACTGTTGAGTTGCTAAGATCACACTTCCTCAGTTGTACGTTTACAGAATTTGACTTTACAACAGACAAGCAAAGAAAACTGGACAATAGATCTTTGATTTACCCCTGTTAAAAAGATCACGTAGAAACTCACTTCCTTACTAATTAATCCTTGATTTTCAGGGTGTAACACAGGATAAATGTTGAGTTTTATGTTCTCATtaacatataaatatacatgaTGTGATGTATAGTTTGACTTACAGTGTTCATATGTATATGTTTTATACAACATTGATGTTGTATGCACTTGAAGAACAGTGTACATGTTGAGGTCTTATTTTGTTATTCATGACGTGACTTCCTGTTGTGATGCGTTATGTTTTGCGACCTACTTTACGTTACGATGTAAGAGCGGGAGATTGGTTGTTGTATTCAaggggagacacacacattcctctttttgtcagaacagtaacatgaactgtatgctttgtaatattgatttcttctggatgtctcacagatttatttagtctatggataaaactttgctaatgtattgctctgctaacactgacaaagtctagttactgctctgacaaataactaataaccatagatgtatattttgtatatataagtgtagttttaagactttaattaaatatttgggttgaagataattcgttttaactgtgttgtagaaaagttaaatgttaacttattgtttgtagAGACAACTAAGGACGAGCAGGAAAGCAGTAGGGGATGAAAGCAGCCTAGCCGTTAGCTGTGCTGTGAAGTGGACTGTTAACGTTGagctgaatgggcggagttaagtcccaCCTTACTGCTGTCActaggttgatccgaagttaggttgagactgcaaatccaatatggatgcggccctcgattggactcatttgctgcctatgtaacagacgggtcagggttcgtccagtaatatttacagtctatggttgtatTCCATGGCTGCTGACGAAATGCTATTCTAGTTAGCTGTGAATGCAACGAAATTtcgttcttatctgcactgtaaagtacaagtttgaattacaataaagaaagtctaagtctaagaaGAAATTAATAAAAGGTGACGTGATAATGTCAAAGTGTGACTCTTGGTAACATGGCTGACGAAGCagccgacccaccagttgaagTCACTTAAAGCTCTTTGAGGGTCACTTATGcctttctctgtgttgttatgGCCCAAAGTTATATATTTTCAAAGGGTCCAGACTCCATGTAATGTCTATGCTGTTGAGTAGGACTCAGCCTTCCTTCCCCCACTGCTACTCAGCCTCACGCGCTCCAATCTCAGCCAATCCTGTGCGAGCAACAGCACATGTCATTTGTGGGCAACAGCACATGTAATTTGCATTAAGACCCTATATAAGCAGCGACCAGACAACCAGATCCCTACTTGTCTTTGTTTGATACTCGAAATCAACCATGCCTGATCCAGTGAAAGCGCCCAAGAAGGGCTCCAAGAAAGCCGTGACGAAGACCGTTAGCAAGACCggcaagaagaggagaaagtccAGGAAGGAGAGCTATGCCATCTACGTGTACAAAGTCCTGAAGCAGGTCCACCCCGACACCGGGATCTCCTCCAAGGCTATGGGTATTATGAACTCCTTTGTGAGTGACATCTTTGAGCGTATCGCCGGGGAGGCCTCCCGTCTGGCTCACTACAACAAGCGCTCCACCATCACCTCCAGGGAGATCCAGACCGCTGTCCGTCTGCTGCTACCCGGAGAGCTGGCTAAGCACGCCGTGTCTGAGGGCACTAAGGCCGTTACTAAGTACACCAGCTCCAAGTAAACCTGCTGATCAATCAGTCAACAACACCCAAAGGTCCTTCTAAGGACCACCCACTTCCTTCAGAAAGAGCTGAAATATcttatgaaatgaaaatatgttaTGATATTTGTCTTGTTCAGGAGGGAATTTATTTTACTGCATTTAATCAGACTGATGTAATTGTAGATCCTTTACAGGGTCACTCTCATGTCTTGAAAATGTCCATTACAAACTCAAGTTTCTGATTGTAACCAGGTAATGCAGACATTCAGGTCCACGAGGAAAATATCTAGCATGCACACACTGGGCTTTGCTCTGCAGAAAAGACTAGCCTTAAAATAGAAACATCCTCTAATATAGCCCTCTGGATGTCCAATATAAACTGTCAAAGAAGGCAACAAATAATGTACTCCGCCAAGCTTAGTGGCTTTCATTTGTAATGTATTCAGAAGAATGATGTGTTACTTTTTtggtgatgttttttattttttttaaattaacaagctttgttttaaatgttcaaatgagAAAAATGATCAATAAACTGACTTTCAAAGCAGTCACTTAAGTCGTGTaatggaggattagggccacgttaaaaaaaaaaaaaaaaaatcaagattaaaCGTATTAATTTAAGACTTTCTTCTCATAACTTTAGaagattcatcttttttttttctttaacgtggccctaatccttcGTTGTCAAATCATGTGTTTATGACTCACAGTACCAGTCTTATCAGTGAAAACTAACCACTGATTATAATAATTGACACCAATTTTCATCATCCGTAAAATAACACGGGACGTTTACATAAATTAACCAAGCAGCTAAAACTACTTTATCCTGTTTATAGAAATATCCTATTGATTATCTAATTAGTGCTCCATGGAACATATCAAAATTGTAATGGGCCTTAATTTATActccttttgttttcaaatttgtAAAAATAAGGGGTATTATAGTTCAAGCTCTTTATCCTGACTTATTCCACCTGTCCATGTCGACTTCTGCTTAGTGCATTGGGAAGATTTTTAATTAAGGAAATTTAAATATTAGTGAACAGTTAAGGTGTTCCCAGACCTCTGGTTTGTGCCTTTTATACTACAGTTGTTTTTTCTCCAGGTAATGATTTGGGTGGGTTTACAGTCCATTTAATCTCCAACCTCTTCATTAATTGAATAAACTGTCTTTACCATTAATCCATGTACAGAGTACTTTAATTTGATCTCTCACATggacattaaaatgtaattattaagttattatttttcttgGTACTGATCAATTAATAACTTTATTCCATCTGTATAGAATACATTGAAGTTGAATAATTATCTGATCTAAATATactgataaaataataaatacatttgacatGTAGGAATGAACTCTTATATTTGATGTgggtggctcttaaaagagccgtTTTAGTGGGGTCGTTGATTGATAGCTCACTTCTTCTTGGGTGCTGCCTTCTTGGCTTTGGGTTTGGCGACCTTCTTAGCGGGGGACTTCTTGGCTGCGGGGGCTTTCTTGGCTGCGGGGGCCTTTTTCACAACCTTCTTGGTACTCTTAACGGCCTTCTTTGGGCTCTTGGCTGATTTCTTGACAGCTGCGGGTTTGTTGGCCTTCTTCAGGGACTTCTTAGCGGCTGGCTTCTTCGCTGGCGATGCCTTGGGCTTCTTGGCCGCAGGTTTCTTAGCTACGGTCTTCTTCACTACTTTAGGAGCCGCTTTCTTAGCTGCCGGTTTCTTTGTCGTCTTCTCCTCAGCCTTCTTGTTCATCTTGAACGAGCCGGAGGCTCCGATCCCCTTGACCTGGATCAGAGTCCCCTTGACCACCAGGCTTTTGATGGCGACTTTAACGCGGCTGTTGTTCTTCTCCACATCGTAGCCTCCGGCAGCCAGGTTCTTCTTGATGGCGGCCACGGACACGCCGCTCCGCTCCTTGGATGCGGACACAGCTTTCACGATGAGCTCGCTGACGCTGGGGCCGGTCTTCTTCGGCTTGGGGGCCTTCTTCTTTGCCACTTTTGCCGGGGCTGGTGCTTCTTCTGCCATAGTTTTCTCGGAGTGTCTCTCTCACAGGAAGTGGATAAACTGTTGGAGTCTCTGCTCTCGAGGCTGCTCTTAAACACACCATGAGAACCGTAGAGACTCAACTCACTCCGCGTCTCTCTGTGCCGTGTTAAAAGCGGTCAACTTGTGTTTTCTGTCGGTGATAAAAAGAGTCCTAACTAAATGTAGGAGCCGTGCTGAAGGCTGACAGTAAAGGAGCTCATAGGGGACTTGTGTCTCTTCATATTGAAGTCATGTTGAGCTCTGCTGCTCgatcatttttctttgtggaGCCTCCAAACCTCACACATTCACCGTCCCGACCGGCTCTGCTCGGCGGCTTTTCACGCTCATTTCTCTCCTAACATCATTAAAATCACATCAGAGCTCCATGAAAAgttgttttcctgcagctgtggatgtttgttcagagactcagagtgaaaacaaacatctgttgatGATCACTTTATGATAAAATCACGTTTTCCTGATGGCAGCAAACACACTGATGATGGCTGAGGTCTAGGCTGCAGTTTGGTCAGACTGCTCACTGACACCGTGAACATTTCAGCTGATTTtcataataaatcaataaaaactgaaacactTGTATCTTCCATGGGAGAAAGGTGAGTTTTAGAGTTTATGTTTATTGATCCTTTGTTTGTCTGCTGTATGGAGCTCAGTAAGTCATGAATAATTAAACATCATCAGTGCTGAGATAAACTCAAAAGTAGACTGAGTTTCGCAGTTCCTCAGAACGAGCATAGGCTAGCCTATATAAATATCTATAAGAGATTAGACTAAATGTTATTTGTTAATTAGCCTACTTCAAAATATTACTGTATCCATATCAATCCATATTCTGTGCAAAATATGcattttacaacaaaaatgttgttttccgagtataaagtgtgtgtgcctTACTGAAGGCTTAAAAATTTAAAATCATAGATTTTTACATGtcatacattttaaagcagATGGAAAATATTTACTTAACttattactttttcttcttaaacaggaaatgacaaataTTATGTTGATCTTGATCATCCGaatcacagtttttaaaataatagttttaTTATTCGAAGACTTTCACATTCGTGCTATAACATTCAATATTTAGATCAAATAACTTTTATTGTAATTTTAACTTCTCATGGCTGTATAACCACAGACTGAAGGCtataaattgttttgttttcaacatttggacacaaataaaatgtggttAAATTGTTCAGATTTTTAGTGGCTGAAATTTGAactaatttaaaacaaaatgcattAACCCGCATTGCATTTCAATTGACAACAGAACGAAAAGGGTgttaatattgtatttttagtGTGTTCACCATGATGAATTTATAgataataaagataataaaataaaacatttttaaaaaccctcACTTTGAGCCAGTTTCAATCATGCAGACatcttgttgatttttttttttgcttaggTTCATTGTCCATTCAGTGCCTGTtttttgacaaaatgttgataaagtgatggaatataAGATTGGGAGACTGTATAttgtgttatattttgaaattgacccaATGATTTGTCTGGTTTCTTGTCTAAGTCGAtctattctgttcagcttgaaGGACCACGGCGCACtttgtggaaacacaatgactGACTCAAGTGGGAGCTACATAAATTAAgaccaaaatattttttgtacaAGGTCGAAAACATggttatttcttctttatttttattcaaatggaTTTGTACATTAATTCCAGACCTTTATGAGACAGCCTGCagtggaactgcagtttttcacaCATTCGCTTGGCTCCATTTTTCAGCAGCAGATGTTGACGCTTAAAGGGATATGTTGAGTTTTATGTTCTCATtcacatataaatatacatgaTGTGATGTATAGTTTGATTTACAGTGTTCATATGTATATGTTTTATACAACATTTATGTTGTATGCACTTGAAGAACAGTGTACATGTTGAGGTCTTATTTTGTTATTCATGACGTGACTTCCTGTCGTGATGCGTTATGTTTTGCGACCTACTTTACGTTAATATCTAAGATGTAAGAGCAGGGAATTGGTTGTTGTATTACATGGCTGCTGACAAAATGCTATTCCAGTTAGCTGTGAAGAAGGAATTAATAAAAGGTGACGTAATAACATCAAAGTGTGATTCTTGGTAACATGGCTGACAAAGCAGCCGACCCACCAGTTAAAGCAATCAACCCAAcaggatacttcacccatttgcattaagcattgtataaactggtagtatttttgaatggttgtgcatccagccctcatttccccctgagactggaaagttctgtatttctgagtctgaaaaggagcttccagtgatgcaaaatgacgatttttgcatcactggaagctgttgcggttagcggggtgaaactacaaagctagttcctcatattttcaaccactgaagctacagaccaatcacagatcagtgggtgggaactcacttccagaatcgaaacttaacgtctgccatattgcttggaagctatgctaacaggctctatggagaaagctgataatggcaaaAAGATATAAATAGCCGGCCGCCGGGGCCACTATGCTATGCTAGCAGCTGTATGGATACAGAcataaagtctgttttctgccaggaatttccaagatcaattctggaagaaatctcggaatctgttgaggaaatggcctcgtgttgaagtaaatatgtctgtaaatgtttttattactatatttctactgctatattgtatattttggagaaactgtaaagatcgaatttccctctgggattaataaagtatttctgattctgaactagaggaccttagtgggagtggcctgcggtgctgtgcattctgggatttgagccaaaaagacaatttctgccttttctcggccaagaaggcaccaacttcaaaatttatttcacatttctattacatatatgacccaatgtcaatacagattcatgtttcaacgggtgaaggaTCCCTTTAATATGGGACAATGGGTTCAGAGCATGACTGTAGAAAACATGGATGTggcctcagtgacatcaccataTGTGGTTTTATAAATAGGCAAAAGTAGCCAATTGCCATGGGGGCCTTGTGATCAATGGGGCGTCAAGGCATTGGCGATATAGTTGCCCAAGATGCCATCCTCTGAGAAGGCACTGGCATGTCCACTGAACTTTTTGAATAAGCTCAGAAttaaatgcaaaatgtaaatCTACAAAAACGTGAGCATCGACACAAGTTAAGACAGGAGAAGTGAcatggttggagggccccccaattgatttttgcctatagggccccaacagactctagaatcgccactgcacAGAGCTAAACATAAACGTTAGGTGATGCTGCATTCAGCTGTTGAAACTGACTTCCAGAGGATCTgagaatattgagatttttaaacaaaatctaaaaagtgatttatttttgtcaaatcacttttttttctcccctgcaggactttgaactgcaattgaaGTCTGAAAGATGCCACCGGTAAATCAAGTTGATCGATTGAgcgatggatggattgattgattgattgattgattgattgattgattgattgattgattgattgattgattgattgattgattgattgatttttgcgCACTTATTACACTATCTCCTCAAACTATAACTCTGCAGATGAGTTATAAAATCCGGAATAGGCTACTAAATGAAGAGCCATTTCACCACATTGCTGGGCCGTGTCCCATAAACTGCCTCGCGCGTGTCCGCTTTGAAGGCACACGCCCGCGCGCGCACGCAGCATGTTTGATCCTCGCCTCTGTCTGTACATCGCGGCTGCATCTCAAGGACAGagtgttttctgtctctgttcacGGAGAGCTAACGACGTGTCACCGCTGCTGCGATGGCTGTAGAGCTGCACTGAAAAACGTCCTGCTCATCTTCGCTGAGAGGTACGTTCACCTGTGATGTTGTAAGCGATGACTGATGGTCTGTTTTGTAGGAGGGAGGCTGCACGGTGCGCGACAACAaggcgtgtgtgtctgtgttttgtgtttaaaggAGCATAGGCGCATGTAGATATCTGATTCCTCCATGTCCCAACAGTTATGGGACActcattaaatcaaaatcaggcctgtttcttttctcctgCTCTCCATAAATCAACATCACTTCACTAACAATGACGAAGCGATTATGGTCTCGCCAAAAATGTTTATGTCTCCTAAAACCATGGGAATGATTTTCAAGGGAacatagatatatagatagatatataacGTAAAAGTAGGTCAAACTGAcgaacattttaaaaattagTTGatattttagacatttttttcagaaacgttttatttttactgattTTAATTTTGTGCTAAACTTAACTATTGTGCATAAACATGGGTAATGAAAAACAAGGAGTAGACAATGCAATTATAGCCTAATAAAACAGCCCATTTTACATTGAGTCATGAATCAACCATTTCCTGCATTTGtaactaaaaacattttatctCAGACTCAGATGATGATTATGTTTTCCATACAGATATCTTTTGTAAATTCTAACCATTGTTGCATGGGGGCACCGTTTTGTCCCtattttttgttattaacaTCTTACTCGTCTGCAAAACATTTGGTTAGGCCTAAATGTCCATCACCTAGCAATCGGATTGGACGAGAGGCATTGCAGTGAGGATATAGCAGAACAACATCACTGACTTGTGTTGCTTTCGTGTGCTCCTCGGGTGGTCGCGGTTTcagagttgggaagtcgttcttccgacctCAGTGTGTTCCCGTGCTTTCAATTTGGAAAGTCGGAATGAATCAGTGTTAACTTTTCTAACTTCTAGGTCACTCTTGTTAAAAACAACCAATGGTAATGCCATATTATAAATTATGTTGGAGCAAAAAGGCAATAcattaataatttaaaagtaaaaaaaaaacatctgtttccCGCAATGTTGATGACGAGTAGGCTttgacgtcaagtcgggaatCAAATTCTTCCCGAGTTTATGGGTTTTTGTGTTCACGTGCATtttccaactcggaaactcgtttttctgATGTGTCTGACACAACATGAATGCAGTTGATGTGCCTCAAAGAAATGAATCAGATAGACATCTCTTTCCAGATGTAAGCTTATGGGGGAATATGGGGGTATTATTTGACCCAATGGCATCTTGTGACACTGTAATACCTGGTTCGGCCACCATGTGAAATGGGCTTCAATGGTCAGCACACTTCCTGGGGGCTTGGATAGCAGCCTACAGCCGCAGTTCAATGGTAACAGCGGATTTCACCAATCAGAGATGTTGTTGTGACACCCTAAGGTTTTTTGTAGTAGATCTAGATCCAGGAGATTATAAATAAGCCATATTTTTCTTCAGGTTGATATTATAAACTTTAGGCAGGAGCATTTACGATAGTTTCAAACTCAGGAAGCTTGTGGAAAGTCTACCTTGAATGGCTAACAATCGATTcgctgtggaaaatgtatcaCTCCGCTTCAGCAGGAGTTCTGAATACTTTTAAATGATTGACATTTACAGCTGACAGCGTTTTCCCATCTCATTCCTCATGACTCACACAACAGACCCTAATTTCACGGGTTTCATGATCAAATTCATTCAATCGTGTTTTATACATATTCCCAGAGTGGATTTTTCCACCCAAACTCCCTCCATGTCCATCAATTTGTATTTTAGTGTTGTTTTTCGCACGCGTTGAGCCATTCTTCTGTTGTAATTTAAATATCATCCCTCTCCCTCCTACCTATCCTTAGACGAGTATAGGCTTTACGTAATTCTAAAGTGTGAACTAGAGCGCTCT
This window of the Labrus mixtus chromosome 2, fLabMix1.1, whole genome shotgun sequence genome carries:
- the LOC132986163 gene encoding histone H2A; this encodes MSGRGKTGGKARAKAKTRSSRAGLQFPVGRVHRLLRKGNYAQRVGAGAPVYLAAVLEYLTAEILELAGNAARDNKKTRIIPRHLQLAVRNDEELNKLLGGVTIAQGGVLPNIQAVLLPKKTEKAAKK
- the LOC132985747 gene encoding histone H2B 1.2-like codes for the protein MPDPVKAPKKGSKKAVTKTVSKTGKKRRKSRKESYAIYVYKVLKQVHPDTGISSKAMGIMNSFVSDIFERIAGEASRLAHYNKRSTITSREIQTAVRLLLPGELAKHAVSEGTKAVTKYTSSK
- the LOC132985763 gene encoding histone H1-like, with amino-acid sequence MAEEAPAPAKVAKKKAPKPKKTGPSVSELIVKAVSASKERSGVSVAAIKKNLAAGGYDVEKNNSRVKVAIKSLVVKGTLIQVKGIGASGSFKMNKKAEEKTTKKPAAKKAAPKVVKKTVAKKPAAKKPKASPAKKPAAKKSLKKANKPAAVKKSAKSPKKAVKSTKKVVKKAPAAKKAPAAKKSPAKKVAKPKAKKAAPKKK